Proteins encoded in a region of the Fusarium falciforme chromosome 6, complete sequence genome:
- a CDS encoding C2H2-type domain-containing protein, which translates to MAPDSWSEADSISQHSSMSHQDDSLDRQLLRHLMRRYGREGVAQLMDEEATSPAISLNDGASVISSSTYSSVKSEDAASLFDTASVRTFSSDNSSVRGSIISNVSARTAKLLGRKSNQSTRPSTSQSTHREEEAATTPSGDSATPAPHAPKQKGSFTCGFCREEDIQKTCTRKNDLKRHIEDFHNTNAQWFCRHSDCNMVFDWQTAYKTHLKQAHGGSRMTLDEAKVNLCPQTVFACGFENCPQVFEAPSDDDVDSTFKEFVAHVVKHFDEGSNSGEWTYSGRMRNLLKQSGLVRAWANSSWPEEERNRLQWHPQSSGILRKRLETRHLGDLQLMVQYAIALGSEPSSITKYREDFINPVKDQCRQPIPGHKSRAPPLPPSGPSPDADQYQFRISRGTNPNLAAYLASQRRVYVPRPGPVRSGRSARPPRHTMPATTAAPAPMPHHFQYANIPQAQMYDPRQQQQFAMMQQATGGIIAEDLRSLRSIANSMPEQDIDMNDADMMDAGFMQEPAFSAPYDPQSMTTSASDASCLTPTTPIGQQMSFGGYDSAYA; encoded by the exons ATGGCTCCGGACTCGTGGTCCGAGGCCGATAGCATATCTCAACATTCTTCCATGTCGCATCAGGATGATTCGCTCGATCGTCAACTACTCCGCCATCTTATGCGCCGCTATGGTCGCGAAGGTGTCGCCCAGttgatggacgaggaggcaaCCTCGCCTGCCATCTCTC TCAACGATGGAGCCTCAGTCATCTCTTCAAGTACCTATTCCTCGGTAAAGTCCGAGGATGCCGCCAGCCTCTTCGATACAGCCAGCGTGCGAACCTTTTCCTCCGATAACTCTTCTGTCCGCggcagcatcatctccaatGTGTCAGCACGCACTGCCAAGCTACTTGGTCGCAAATCGAATCAGTCTACTCGCCCTTCTACTTCGCAGTCAACACatcgagaggaagaggccgcgACGACCCCGTCAGGTGATTCCGCAACTCCGGCTCCGCACGCACCCAAACAAAAGGGTTCCTTCACATGTGGCTTCTGCAGGGAAGAAGACATTCAAAAGACGTGTACGCGTAAGAATGACTTGAAGCGTCATATCGAGGACTTTCACAACACCAATGCCCAGTGGTTCTGTCGTCATTCGGATTGCAACATGGTTTTCGACTGGCAGACGGCGTACAAGACCCATCTGAAACAGGCCCACGGTGGCTCTCGCATGACTCTCGACGAAGCCAAGGTGAACTTGTGTCCCCAGACCGTTTTTGCCTGTGGCTTCGAAAACTGCCCTCAAGTTTTTGAGGCTcccagcgacgacgatgtcgaCTCGACCTTTAAGGAGTTTGTGGCCCACGTGGTGAAGCATTTCGACGAAGGATCCAACAGTGGAGAGTGGACATATTCTGGAAGGATGCGGAATCTGTTGAAGCAGTCAGGATTGGTGCGAGCTTGGGCGAACTCTTCATGGCCCGAGGAAGAACGAAATCGTTTGCAATGGCATCCCCAGTCCAGTGGCATCCTGCGGAAACGACTCGAAACGCGGCATCTGGGCGACCTGCAACTCATGGTTCAATATGCCATTGCCCTCGGTTCGGAGCCgtcctccatcaccaagtaCCGCGAGGACTTTATCAACCCCGTCAAGGACCAGTGCCGCCAACCAATTCCAGGACACAAGTCGCGGGCGCCTCCTCTCCCACCTTCGGGTCCCTCACCTGATGCCGATCAGTATCAGTTCCGCATTTCTCGGGGGACAAACCCCAACTTGGCAGCGTATCTGGCTTCTCAACGGCGTGTCTATGTACCACGCCCTGGTCCAGTTCGCTCCGGTCGTTCCGCCCGGCCACCTCGGCATACGATGCCTGCGACAACGGCAGCTCCGGCACCTATGCCGCATCACTTTCAGTATGCAAACATACCCCAGGCGCAGATGTACGACcctcggcagcagcagcaatttGCTATGATGCAGCAGGCCACAGGGGGTATTATCGCCGAGGATCTCCGAAGCCTTCGGTCTATCGCCAACAGCATGCCTGAGCAAGACATCGACATGAACGATGCCGACATGATGGACGCTGGATTCATGCAGGAGCCAGCCTTTTCGGCTCCTTATGACCCCCAGAGCATGACGACCTCGGCATCTGATGCTTCATGCCTTACTCCTACTACCCCTATAGGTCAGCAAATGTCGTTTGGAGGCTATGATTCTGCATATGCCTAG
- a CDS encoding Galactokinase, whose product MSRSVPVANALADIYPPASLATEAPRWNHLLTKFESVYGHPASFVARSPGRVNIIGEHIDYSLYSVLPMAITADALLAVSHTPVADDAKTFRIRIANVEDKFEARDFEIPIDGDVTIDATKLEWTNYFKSGLRGVLGLLRKKHGAGFRPCNMELLMDGTVPVGGGLSSSAAVVSTSSLAILLSNGEKEVDKKELTELAIVNERAVGVNSGGMDQAASVFSEKGAALFVSFSPSLEARPVKFPPTHPELCFVIVQSFVTSNKQVTGPIHYNLRVVECSMAAAYLNAVLNPPGTQLPEDAGPLGISLQGFHETFFYHLNGSDYSAAKSVTKEEELKKLIELTKNTLTQEEGYTREEVAKVLNITVEELEARFMSRLPVRAERFKLRQRALHVFTEALRVLHFMALLENPVHTGATDTTPFNKELGHLLNETHVSCRDLFQCSCPELDEICDISLRSGAYGARVTGAGWGGCSVHLVPADKVEAVTEALEKEYFSKRELTEEQRKGAVVVSRPATGSAIYYIQDGVKP is encoded by the exons ATGTCTCGCTCCGTTCCCGTCGCAAACGCTCTCGCCGACATCTACCCTCCGGCCTCTCTCGCGACCGAAGCACCACGATGGAACCACCTCCTCACCAAGTTTGAGTCCGTATATGGACATCCAGCTTCTTTTGTTGCTCGCTCACCTGGACGAGTCAACATTATTGGCGAGCACATTGACTACTCCCTCTACTCGGTGCTCCCCATGGCCATCACCGCCGACGCCCTCCTGGCCGTGTCTCACACCCCCGTCGCCGACGACGCCAAGACATTCCGCATCCGTATCGCTAATGTGGAGGACAAGTTTGAGGCCAGGGACTTTGAGATTCCTATCGACGGAGACGTGACGATCGATGCGACAAAACTGGAGTGGACGAATTACTTCAAGAGTGGACTTCGAGGTGTGCTTGGTTtgttgaggaagaagcatGGAGCTGGATTCAGACCTTGCAATATGGAGCTCCTCATGGACGGGACAGTTCCCGTCGGTGGAGGATTGAGCTCGAGTGCTGCTGTGGTGAGCACCAGTTCGTTGGCTATCTTGCTGTCCAACGGCGAGAAGGAGGTGGACAAGAAGGAATTGACAGAGctcgccatcgtcaacgAGCGCGCCGTAGGAGTCAACTCAGGAGG CATGGACCAGGCCGCCTCTGTTTTCTCTGAGAAAGGCGCAGCCCTCTTTGTCTCTTTCAGCCCAAGCCTCGAGGCTCGACCTGTCAAGTTCCCCCCTACACACCCAGAGCTCTGCTTCGTTATCGTGCAGTCCTTTGTCACATCCAACAAGCAGGTTACAGGCCCAATTCACTACAACCTACGTGTAGTCGAGTGCAGCATGGCTGCGGCTTATCTTAATGCTGTCCTTAACCCTCCGGGCACCCAGTTGCCAGAGGACGCGGGTCCCTTGGGTATTAGTCTCCAGGGTTTCCATGAGACATTCTTCTACCATCTGAACGGCTCAGACTACTCAGCCGCCAAGAGTGTTActaaggaggaggagcttaaAAAGTTGATCGAGCTGACAAAGAACACTCTGACACAGGAGGAAGGCTATACGCGAGAGGAGGTGGCCAAGGTGCTCAACATTACAGTCGAAGAGCTTGAAGCCCGCTTCATGTCCCGCCTCCCCGTCAGGGCTGAACGTTTCAAACTCCGCCAGCGTGCCCTGCACGTCTTCACTGAAGCCCTCCGTGTCCTCCACTTCATGGCTCTCCTCGAGAACCCCGTCCACACGGGCGCAACCGACACGACACCCTTCAACAAGGAACTCGGCCACCTCCTCAACGAGACGCATGTGTCTTGCCGTGACCTGTTCCAGTGCAGCTGCCCCGAGCTCGACGAGATCTGCGACATCTCGCTGCGGTCTGGAGCTTATGGTGCACGGGTTACCGGCGCAGGATGGGGAGGTTGCAGCGTGCACCTCGTTCCGGCGGACAAGGTCGAGGCTGTTACAGAAGCGTTGGAGAAGGAGTACTTTTCCAAGCGGGAACTTACAGAGGAGCAGAGGAAGGGGGCCGTTGTCGTGAGTCGGCCCGCGACGGGAAGTGCAATTTACTATATTCAGGACGGTGTCAAGCCGTAA